One part of the Arthrobacter sp. EM1 genome encodes these proteins:
- a CDS encoding DUF4352 domain-containing protein: MSHELSEQPLTTALAAPQPRPFFKKKRFLIPAGVLVLGMALGSCSGGSKQASDASPAAATSAPAAAAPASSAAAAPAATPAAPVAPPAPPAAPAGPAVGAPFSVKMGNGNVAKITIVSAVRTDAVTTTAFAAAPKSGSYLLLDVLWETETGKTSSNPFYFSAKDSNGRKADLNLFADNQLGSGDVLPGDKTRGFIAFDTAAGASTVMISTPLMQEAARIQIPG; the protein is encoded by the coding sequence ATGTCCCACGAACTTTCGGAACAGCCCTTGACCACTGCGCTTGCAGCGCCTCAGCCGCGGCCGTTCTTCAAAAAGAAGCGTTTCCTTATCCCCGCCGGAGTCCTGGTGCTGGGCATGGCCCTGGGCTCGTGCTCCGGGGGCTCCAAGCAGGCCAGCGATGCCTCGCCGGCGGCCGCGACCTCAGCTCCTGCGGCAGCAGCACCTGCTTCTTCGGCAGCTGCTGCGCCGGCCGCAACGCCGGCCGCCCCTGTTGCTCCACCTGCTCCACCGGCGGCGCCTGCCGGACCCGCCGTCGGCGCTCCGTTCAGCGTCAAGATGGGCAACGGCAACGTCGCGAAGATCACGATTGTCTCTGCCGTCCGCACTGACGCTGTCACCACCACTGCCTTCGCGGCGGCACCCAAGAGTGGAAGCTACCTGCTCCTGGACGTCCTGTGGGAAACGGAGACGGGCAAAACCAGCTCCAACCCGTTCTACTTCTCGGCCAAGGACTCCAACGGGCGAAAAGCCGATCTGAACCTCTTCGCGGACAACCAGCTTGGTTCCGGCGACGTTCTGCCGGGTGACAAGACCCGGGGATTCATTGCCTTCGACACCGCGGCCGGTGCTTCGACCGTGATGATCTCCACCCCGCTGATGCAGGAAGCCGCACGGATCCAGATCCCGGGGTAG